A region of Desulfovibrio sp. DNA encodes the following proteins:
- a CDS encoding SDR family oxidoreductase, whose product MSFIESLFGLAGRVALVTGGNSGLGLAMARALAFGGARVVLCGRNAQRLQTAVEDLGDCAGQAACVEFDVSLTDRLPELAHLAARPFGPPDILVNAAGVNPRLPWEQVDVASWEKTLAVNLGAAFFLAKELVGSMLNRGFGRIINLASLQSVRAFENSVAYGASKGGVSQLTRAMAEAWSRGKSGVTANAVAPGFFKTRLTEPLFEQPGLAEGLASKTLIGRTGEPEDIHGITLFLASQASSYVTGQVLFLDGGWTAA is encoded by the coding sequence ATGTCATTTATTGAGAGCCTATTCGGACTTGCCGGGCGCGTGGCCCTGGTGACCGGAGGCAATTCCGGACTTGGGCTGGCCATGGCCAGGGCCTTGGCGTTTGGCGGAGCCCGGGTGGTACTCTGCGGCAGAAACGCGCAACGGCTGCAAACAGCGGTCGAAGACCTCGGCGATTGCGCAGGCCAGGCCGCGTGTGTCGAATTCGACGTCTCGCTCACGGACAGACTCCCGGAACTCGCTCACCTAGCTGCTCGCCCATTCGGCCCACCGGATATTCTCGTCAACGCCGCCGGGGTGAACCCGCGCCTGCCTTGGGAGCAAGTGGACGTGGCCTCGTGGGAGAAGACTCTGGCGGTGAACCTTGGTGCCGCGTTCTTTTTGGCCAAGGAACTTGTCGGGAGCATGCTCAACCGTGGATTCGGTCGCATCATCAACCTCGCCTCGCTCCAAAGTGTCCGGGCTTTCGAAAACAGCGTGGCCTACGGAGCATCAAAGGGGGGCGTTTCGCAGCTCACCAGGGCCATGGCCGAGGCATGGTCGAGAGGCAAAAGCGGTGTCACGGCCAATGCCGTGGCTCCCGGTTTCTTCAAGACCAGGCTCACTGAACCGCTTTTCGAACAACCCGGACTTGCCGAAGGCCTGGCATCAAAAACCCTCATAGGAAGAACCGGCGAGCCGGAGGACATCCACGGAATAACGCTCTTCCTGGCCTCCCAGGCATCGTCCTACGTTACCGGCCAGGTTCTTTTTCTCGATGGAGGTTGGACCGCGGCATAG